GATGTTTTCTTTACCAATGCGCTGGAGCTGAAAGTAAATAAATGGATTTCTGCTTTACTGTCATGTGATATGATCTATGATGATGATGTAAAAGTGTTTGAAAACAAGAAAACAGGGGTGAAAGGGGCGCGATTGCAGATCAAACAGGTCATAGGCATAGGTTTCACTGCTAAGTTCTGATTAGCCGGAATTTTGTTATTTTTGATAGCTGGCGCCGCTGCGAACTGCAGCGGCCCGGCACCAGGAATTTTAAAATATTAGCAAGTGAGCGAGCAAGTCACCTATAAAATCAAATTACCGCAATTTGAAGGTCCTTTTGATCTGTTGCTGTTCTTCATAGAACGGGATGAGCTGGATATTTATAATATTCCCATTACGACCATTACGAATGAGTTCCTGGATTATGTACACCATATAGAAACATTGAATATTGAACTCGCCAGCGAGTTCATCCTGTTTGTATCCACCCTGATGCGTATTAAGGCAAAGATGCTGATACCACGTAAAGAAGTGGATGAACAGGGTAATGAGATTGATCCGCGTATGGAACTCATCGACAAGATCCTTGAGTATAAACGCTACAAGCTGGCAGCAGCAGAGCTGGCAGAACTGGAAGCAGACCGTATGCTGCATATCAAGCGCGGCAACATTGCAAAGGAGCTGGCTGAAATCGGTGAAGTGACCAGTGAAGGTACGGAGGTACAGACCCTCACGCTGTTTAAACTGGCTAAAACCTTTGAAAAGGTAATGCTGCGCGTGAAGGAACGTGATAATAAACCCCAACATGTGGTGTACAAGTACGATTACACCATGGAAGGTTCCAGGATGTATATGGAAGAACTGGCCCGCGCAGAAAGAACCCTGGCCTTTGAAAAGATATTTGATCACTGTAAAGACCGGGTGCACGCCATTTTCCTGTTTCTCAGCATGCTGGAACTGGTACAAATGAAGCACATGGGCATTATGGTGGGAGAAGGACGGAACAATTTCATCATTGAATACATAGATCCTGCCGATAGGGAGGAAGAACCTGCGGGGACTTTAATAGATGGCTGAGAAACGTGAAAATATCGGGATAGTTTCATTACCGGCATACGCCAATATTGATCCTACTTTTGTGGTGTCTGGCCTATGTGAACTGGGCAACACCTTTTTTAGCCAGGTAGGCGTACCCCACCGGCACGACTTTTACACCATTTATTGGATCAAGAAAGGTAAGCTGTTGCATACCATTGATACCGTAATACATGAAGTAAAGAAAAATACCCTGTTTTTCCTGGCTCCCGGCCAGGTACACAACCTGCAAATGAGCGAAAGAGTGGATGGTTATATGATCGCTTTTCAGGATGCGTTCATGTGTTTGAAAGACCAGACACAGATTTCGGGCATTAACTCCGGCCTCTTTTTCAATAACCAGTTTAGCAGTATCATTACGCCTAATGCAGAACAGGCCATGGATATAGAAGCCATTGTGCGCCTGATGCAGAAAGAACTGACCATGCGTGAGCCGGAATATGAAACGGCGCTGCATGGCCTGCTACGTTACTTCCTGGTGCTGGCTTCCCGTATCAAGGGTGAAAACCTGGCTATCTCCCCCGAACAACATGCAGTGCATAACAGTTCTATCTTCCTGAAATTTAAAAACCTGATTGAAGAAAAATACCAGGAATTAAAAACGGTATCTGATTATGCGGCTATCCTGCATATCAAACCGGTGTTGCTGAATGAGATCAGCAAGCAACTATCCGGTATTACAGCCGGAGAGCATATCCGTAACCGCGTGATCCTGGAGGCACAAAGGTATTTGTATAATACAGACCTTACTGCCAAAGAAATAGCCTACAAGCTCGGTTTTGACGATCCACACTATTTTAGCCGCTTTTTTAAGAAATATACCACCCAAAGCCCTTCTGAATTCAAGGAGGCTTCCCGCATAATCAGCCACCAACCTTAATTTGCCCCTTTTTATAAAAAAAGTCCATCACAGAAGAAGTTTTATCCATTCTCAACAGGTGTTGTAACATGTACTTTTGTGTTGTCTTAAGGAGGCAAACAATATGAAAACAACAAAACATGTAAGTCAGATTTTAATAGCGCCGGCCCCCCACCTGGTGGGCGACGGATTCAGGGTACAGAGTGTTTTGCCTGGTGGCACACGCTCGCTGAACAATAAGATCAGCCCCTTTATACTGATGGACTATGGCGCGCCATCCTACTTCCCCCCTACCAACAAACCACGTGGGGTGGATCAGCATCCGCATAAAGGATTTGAAACCGTAACGGTTGTATACCAGGGCGAACTGGAACACCGTGATTCTACCGGCAGCCAGGGAAAACTAGCTCCTGGTGATGTACAGTGGATGACTGCGGCTGCAGGAATCGTGCATGAAGAAAAACATGAAACGGAATTTAGTAAACGTGGCGGCAAGGTAGAAATGGCCCAGCTATGGGTAAATCTTCCCAAAGCTTATAAAAACAACAAACCTGGTTATCAGAACCTGACAAAAGCAGAGATCCCGGTGATTGATCTGGGAGAAGGCAGCTTTGTGAGAGTGATTGCCGGTGAGTTCAACGGTACCAAGGGCGCTGCTAAAACTTTTTCACCTGTTAACGTACTTGATGTGCAGTTGAAAAAAGGCGATAAACTCGATGTTACTTTTCCACAGCATTTTAATACTGCCGTGGTGATGATGCGCGGCGAAGCTGATTTTAACGGCAACGCAGCCAAAGGAGTAGAAACCGTTTTGTTTGAACATGATGGTACAGATATTACGGTTACTGCGCTGGAAGATACAGCTATGCTGATTTTGAGCGGAGAGCCGATTGATGAACCCATTTTCGCTTATGGTCCTTTTGTAATGAATACAGAAGATGAGATCAAAGAAGCAATCAACGATTACAACGCCGGAAAAATGGGCTTTTTAAACTAATTCAATAACGATTTTAAAACAATAATTATATGACAACCTGGAAAATTGACCCTTCACATAGTGATGTACAATTTAAAGTAAAGCACCTGATGATCACGACCGTTACCGGTCAGTTCGGAACATTTGATGCTACCATGCAAACAACTGATAGTGATTTCAGCTCTGCAAATATTTCTTTTGAAGCAGATATCAATAGCGTTACTACACAGAACGCACAGCGTGATCAGCATTTGCTGGCAAGCGATTTTTTCGAAGCAGAAAAATATCCAAAGCTGAAATTTGTATCTAAAGAAGTGAAGAAAGTAGACGACGAAAATTATAAACTGATCGGTGATTTAACCATCCGTGATAATACACGCCCGGTTGAACTGAAAGTGGAATTTGGCGGTGAAGTAGTGGACCCATACGGTCAAACCAAAGCTGGTTTTGAACTGAGTGGTAAAATTAACCGCAAGGACTTTGGACTTACTTTTAATGCTACTACAGAAACAGGTGGTATTATGCTGAGTGATGAAGTGAAATTGTTAGCGAACGTGCAAATGGTAAAGCAATAAAAATGGATATTTTACAGAAGCTCGAATGGCGTTATGCCGTGAAAAAGTTTGATGCAGC
The Chitinophaga sp. MM2321 DNA segment above includes these coding regions:
- a CDS encoding segregation/condensation protein A, which encodes MSEQVTYKIKLPQFEGPFDLLLFFIERDELDIYNIPITTITNEFLDYVHHIETLNIELASEFILFVSTLMRIKAKMLIPRKEVDEQGNEIDPRMELIDKILEYKRYKLAAAELAELEADRMLHIKRGNIAKELAEIGEVTSEGTEVQTLTLFKLAKTFEKVMLRVKERDNKPQHVVYKYDYTMEGSRMYMEELARAERTLAFEKIFDHCKDRVHAIFLFLSMLELVQMKHMGIMVGEGRNNFIIEYIDPADREEEPAGTLIDG
- a CDS encoding helix-turn-helix domain-containing protein, which gives rise to MAEKRENIGIVSLPAYANIDPTFVVSGLCELGNTFFSQVGVPHRHDFYTIYWIKKGKLLHTIDTVIHEVKKNTLFFLAPGQVHNLQMSERVDGYMIAFQDAFMCLKDQTQISGINSGLFFNNQFSSIITPNAEQAMDIEAIVRLMQKELTMREPEYETALHGLLRYFLVLASRIKGENLAISPEQHAVHNSSIFLKFKNLIEEKYQELKTVSDYAAILHIKPVLLNEISKQLSGITAGEHIRNRVILEAQRYLYNTDLTAKEIAYKLGFDDPHYFSRFFKKYTTQSPSEFKEASRIISHQP
- a CDS encoding pirin family protein; this encodes MKTTKHVSQILIAPAPHLVGDGFRVQSVLPGGTRSLNNKISPFILMDYGAPSYFPPTNKPRGVDQHPHKGFETVTVVYQGELEHRDSTGSQGKLAPGDVQWMTAAAGIVHEEKHETEFSKRGGKVEMAQLWVNLPKAYKNNKPGYQNLTKAEIPVIDLGEGSFVRVIAGEFNGTKGAAKTFSPVNVLDVQLKKGDKLDVTFPQHFNTAVVMMRGEADFNGNAAKGVETVLFEHDGTDITVTALEDTAMLILSGEPIDEPIFAYGPFVMNTEDEIKEAINDYNAGKMGFLN
- a CDS encoding YceI family protein — its product is MTTWKIDPSHSDVQFKVKHLMITTVTGQFGTFDATMQTTDSDFSSANISFEADINSVTTQNAQRDQHLLASDFFEAEKYPKLKFVSKEVKKVDDENYKLIGDLTIRDNTRPVELKVEFGGEVVDPYGQTKAGFELSGKINRKDFGLTFNATTETGGIMLSDEVKLLANVQMVKQ